In the genome of Gemmatimonadaceae bacterium, the window AAGGGCCTCCAACGTGGTACAAAGCCGTTACGACACGAGCGATGGACCACAAAGGAGGCCTTTGCATGAGAGACGATAGCACACGACAGTGTGTGTTGTTCCCGGAGCTGTTCGGTAAGCCGCTGGTGGCGCGGTTTGACCAACCGCATGGCAGTTCCGATGGCGGCGCGGTGCTGCTCAAGGCGTGCGATGAGCGATTGCGATTGACCGAGCGCTTGGCCGCGTGCTTTCGCGATGAACGCCAGCCGGGGAAGGTCATGCACACGCTGCACGATCTGATTGGCCAGCGGGTATTCGCGATTGCCTGCGGCTATGCTGACTGCAACGATGCGGCGCGGCTGGCTGACGATCCGATCCAGAAGTTGCTGGTGGGGCGCGATCCGCTGGAAGGCGAGGCACTCGCCTCGCAAGCGACGTTGTCGCGCTTTGAGAACGCGGCCGGGCCAAAGGTGTTGTATCGCATGGGGGAAGCGCTGGCCGATGCGGTGATCGAGCGGCAACGCCGGCACCGGCGCGGTAAAGCGAAGCGCATCACCGTGGAGCTCGATCCCACTGACGATCCGACGCATGGCACTCAGCAACTGACGCTGTTCAACGGCCACTACGACACGTGGTGTTACCTGCCGGTGGCCGGTTTCATACGCTTCGATGAGGAGCCCGAGCAATATCTGTTTGCCTATGTGCTGCGGCCGGGTAATGCGCCGGCGAAGCTGGGGGCGATCGGCATTCTTAAGCGGGTGTTGGCGCGGCTACGCGCGGCGTTCCCCAAAGCGCGACTGAGGGTGCGCCTCGATGGGGGTTACGCCTGCCCCGAGATTCTGGACTTCCTCGACACCGAAAGAGTGCAGTATGTCGTGGCGATGGCGGGTAACGCCGTGCTGGAGCGCGCTTGCGAGCCGTGGATGAAGCGCGCCCGGCGCGCCTCGGCAAGTAGCAAACAGACCACGCATCTGTATGCAGAGTGCCGCTATGCGGCCAAGAGCTGGGGCGCCCAGCGCCGCATCATCATCAAGGCGGAAGTGGTGCGACTGGAGGGGCGCGAACCGCGCGACAATGCACGCTACGTGATCACCAACTTGAGCGCGGCGCCGCAACGGGTCTAT includes:
- a CDS encoding IS1380 family transposase is translated as MRDDSTRQCVLFPELFGKPLVARFDQPHGSSDGGAVLLKACDERLRLTERLAACFRDERQPGKVMHTLHDLIGQRVFAIACGYADCNDAARLADDPIQKLLVGRDPLEGEALASQATLSRFENAAGPKVLYRMGEALADAVIERQRRHRRGKAKRITVELDPTDDPTHGTQQLTLFNGHYDTWCYLPVAGFIRFDEEPEQYLFAYVLRPGNAPAKLGAIGILKRVLARLRAAFPKARLRVRLDGGYACPEILDFLDTERVQYVVAMAGNAVLERACEPWMKRARRASASSKQTTHLYAECRYAAKSWGAQRRIIIKAEVVRLEGREPRDNARYVITNLSAAPQRVYEDIYCQRAEIENRIKELHHGLEIDRTSCTRFWANQLRVLLTAAAYVLMQELRGCAATTDCARAQVSTLRERLLKLGVWVQRSVRRIVLHLPQYAPWRSDWCRVARCLGAVPS